ATAAATATGAGCCATTCCGTTTGTCTCCATTATCAGGATTCGAAGAAGATTTAGCGGAAATAAAAAGATATCAGCCGGGAGTAAGACGTATTTTTGTGACTGGAGGAAATCCATTTGCACTTAGTTATGAAAAATTGAAACCCTATGTACTGATAGTGAGGGACTATCTGACTAAATGTCAGACCATAGCAATGTTTGCAAGTATCAGAGACATTAAGAATAAAGGAGTATGGCAACTAAACAGCTGGAGAGAAGGAACGAATTTTGGAGATGCAGACATTTATTAGAAATTTGCAGAAAAGGACACATTTCTTTGCCAATACAATATCAAATTTCTATCCTGTTTCTGCATACCTTCCAAAAGAAAGTGAAAAGATAGTGACAGAACTGCAACAGGTTATGGATACTTTTAGTGAGGAAGAAATGCAGGAATATAGAAATAGCTTAAAATCGTTGGGATAGATGTATAAACTGAACTGTTGCTTGTCCTATGTGAAAAAATAAGGTATCATTCCTGTATAAACTGATCAAAGCTCACAAGAGACGACTTGGAACTATTCATGTCAGGCTGTCCCAAAGGTGATCCATATGGTATGCCTAGGAGGATGATTATAGTATTGAATAGCCTATTCCCATTGTTTCAGGTATATGAAGCGATAACATAAAAGTATTCAGCGCTGTCATGAGGATCATATATTTGTCGATGCTTCATAAGCATTGAACCGGAGAATAGGTATTTAAGC
The Defluviitalea raffinosedens genome window above contains:
- a CDS encoding radical SAM protein, yielding MHFTGRTWRPPYEANSCIIQLTSGCTYGKCRFCNLYKYEPFRLSPLSGFEEDLAEIKRYQPGVRRIFVTGGNPFALSYEKLKPYVLIVRDYLTKCQTIAMFASIRDIKNKGVWQLNSWREGTNFGDADIY